Part of the Catalinimonas alkaloidigena genome is shown below.
TTGCGCCTAATGTAGCTACCGTCGCTTTTGATAATCTGATGACAGGAGAAGCGATGCTTAGAGGTGTGAAGCCTGAAGCAGAAATTACCCTTAATGGTATTGAGTATGCAGTAGGTGGTTTGCAGGGTCAGCCAAATTATGCCTATCTGCATCCTGAGTGGCTGGATCAGATGAGGAACGATCCTGCCTCATTACAATTTGTGCGTTATGCAGTCAGTGAGCCTGAAGCGCCTTTTAATTGGAAAAGAGTAAGGCATCATGATAAGTCATTGGAATGGCCTCCTGAAGGAGTACACCTTCGTATGGACTACCGCTTGCCGGAGGCAGAAGACCTGAGAAAGTCAGGACAACTGCTTCCTAGTGACTACGGGCGAGAGGAATTAGTAAGTACCAATTTCAAATTTTTAGATGATGCATGGAAGACTGTCGCCTCAAGAGCACACCCTAGGAGCTCATTTGTAAATGAAGGGAAAGTAGGAGAAATCTACACCCCTGCCCATAGTAGTGTGTTTGTAGAGCGCGAGCTTTCTGAAAATACGCAATTGGTAGAAGCAAAAATTGATGCGGGGACCGACACAAGCAGCGGCTGGGGGCCAGGCATTGCATTGGTATGGCCTGAGCAAAACATTAAATTTTATCTCCGCCCCGGAGGAGATGAAAAAGGCAGTACTCAGCCGGTCTTCGGCCTTTGGGATGGTGAAGAGACACATACAATTCAAGGCAAAGAAACTTTAGAGTTATCCGCGCCCTGGACGCTACGTCTTCGCTGGGATCAGGACAGCTTGTACTGTGAAGTGAAAGGGAAAAGTGGAATATGGCAGTCACTAAAAAGCATTAAAGGGTTTAGGGAGTCACCGACTTCGGTTCGTGTAGGAAAAATGAACCCAAGGGGAGAGGAAGGAGATAAAACGGGAGACACAGGTGAACTGGTCCGGCTGCATATCTTACAGTTTGCTGCATATAGTGGTGACAATGGTGGTAGTGCACCCCAGGCAGAAAGTCAAACACAAGCTATTAAAGTTTCTGTGCATTATGAGCTTTATGATGGTCTACCCGTTATGGCAAAATGGATAACTGTTGACAATACATCTTCCGAGCCGGTGATAGTGGATCATTTTACCAGTGAGATTATCGCCGCGGTAGAGTACGGCTCAGCGGTAGAAGCTCGAAAATATTTGCCGGATGTACCAAACATTCATGTAGAAACGGATTATGCCTTTGCCAGCTTTGACGTAGAAGATGCCAACCATCACGCGGTACACTGGCAGGCAGATCCCGATTATAATACACAGGTAAACTACCTGATGCAGACACCCTGCCTGCTCAAGGTGCATCCCGAAATTGGCCCGGCACAGCGTATAGCCGCAGGCGAAAGCTTTAGTAGCTTTCGTACATTTGTGCTGCCGCATGATAGCTATGATCGTGAACGAAAAGGGTTAGCCCTGCGCCGTATGTACCGTACACTAGCCCCCTGGACAACAGAAAACCCGCTGATGATGCACGCTCGATTTGCGGATTGGGAAAGAGTTAAAAAAGCGATCGACCAAAGCGCTGAGGTAGGCTTTGAAATGGTGATCCTTACCTTTGGAAGTGGGTTTGACATTGAAAACGACAGTCAGGAGTACATGGACCAGATGCGAAAGTATGCTGACTATGCCAAAAGTAAAGGTGTAGAGATTGGGGGATATTCATTACTTGCCTCCCGCAGTATCGGCAGTGGACAGGATGTGGTGATGCCCGAAGGGCAGCAGCCTACCTTTGGTAATTCGCCCTGTATTGGCAGTCGCTGGGGGCAGCAGTATTTTGACAAGCTTTACCGTTTTTATGAAAAAACAGACTTCAGTTTGCTGGAGCATGATGGCTCCTATCCCGGTGATGTATGTATGTCAGCAGAGCATCCGGGGCATAAGGGCTATGAAGATTCTAGATGGAGTCAGTATCAGGTAATCTCAAAATTTTATCGATGGTGCAGAAGCCAGGGCATATACCTTAATGTCCCTGACTACTATTATATGACGGGCTCAAACAAATGTGGAATGGGTTATAGAGAGGTAAACTGGAGTTTGCCCAGAAGTCAGCAGCTTATCCATACACGCCAGAATATCTATGACGGTACATGGACCAAACAGTCAAGTATGGGCTGGATGTTTGTCCCCCTGACTGAGTATCATGGTGGAGGAGAGGCAGCTACCATTGAACCGCTGCATGAACATTTATCTCACTATCAATCTATGATTGCCAGCAATCTGGGAGGCGGAGTGCAGGCCTGCTATCGCGGCCCCAGGCTATTTGATACTGATGAAACCAAGACGATGGTGAAGCAGTGGGTAGGTTGGTATAAAGCACATAGAGCAGTACTGGAAGGCGATATCATTCATCTGCGCCGTGCGGATGGCAGGGATATAGATTACTGGTTGAATGTTAACCCCGGAGGAGAAGAGAAAGGGCTGTTATCTGTATATAACCCACTGGACTCAGCCATAAAACGTAAAATCTATGTCCCTCTGTACTATACCGGACTGAAAGAAACCGCCCTGGTAAAACATGGGGATCAGGAAGCTACAGCCTATCCAATAGACAGAGATTATGGCATTTGGCTGGAAGTAGAAATTCCGGCGCAGGGCTATAGCTGGTATGTCATAAAATAACATATAAATTAGAAGAGAGTAACAAATTCGGTAATCGTCATAGGCAAATGAATTTTTATTTGGAAATAACCTGCCTATACCCCTAAATTCATAAGTCCACTATTTTAGCCAAAACCTTATTTTATTAAAATGCCTGAAACCATTACACCTGCTCCCAGTCTGGATCAAAGCCTTATAAAAAATTCTGTAGTTGCCTCTAAACGCCTATTGTCACTTGACGTGATGCGAGGCATCACCATTGCCGGAATGATCATTGTCAATACGCCGGGATCATGGAGTCATGTTTATCCTCCTTTGCAACACGCAGAATGGCATGGGCTTACACCTACCGATCTGGTTTTTCCATTTTTCCTCTTTATGGTAGGAGTCTCCATTACTTTGGCTTTTAATAAGCGCCTTGCCAAAGGAGTAAGTAAGAAACCATTGGCCACTAAGACCCTCAAGAGAACACTTATAATCTTTGCTTTAGCGATGTTTCTGGCCCTATTCCCGGAGTTTGATTTTGCTAACCTTAGGGTAGCGGGAGTCCTGACACGGATTGCGCTTGTCTACTTCATCTGCAGCCTGATCTTTCTTCAGGTCAGGACCTGGAAAGGCATTGCTATCCTTAGTGCTGTCCTTTTAGTAGCCTACTGGCTGATGATGGTGCTGATCCCGGTACCAGGTGTAGGCCCTGCGAACCTGGAGCCAGGGACTAATCTGGCTGCCTGGCTGGATAGTGTAGCCATGCCCGGGCGTTTATATCGCGAGACCTGGGACCCTGAAGGTTTACTTAGCACCATTCCCGCAGTAGTTACCGGGCTGACAGGCATACTGGCAGGTTACCTGATCCAGAGCAAGAATAGTGGAGAACATAAAATCATCTGGATGATGGTGGTGGGTACTGCGCTTTGTATTCTGGCCTATTTTTGGAATCAGGTATTTCCGGTCAACAAAAATCTTTGGAGCAGCTCATATGTGCTGGCTTCTTCAGGGATGGCCGCTTTGCTATTGGGCTGTATGTATTGGCTCATAGATGTACAAAAGTACCAGCGCTGGACACCTTTTTTTGTGGCTTTTGGCATGAATGCCATCACTGCTTATGTACTGCATGGCGTTCTCATCAGTGCTTTTATGGATTATGATGGCGATGGTAAAACTTTAAGAGCAGAGAGCTATGAGGCTTTGGCAGGCCTGGGGCTAGGCGCAGAGTTGGCCTCATTCGTCTGGGCACTGCTCTATCTTTTACTGTGCTTTATTCCTGTCTGGATCATGTACAAAAAGAAAATTATTGTAAAAATCTAGTGCATTGCTCAAATACCAAAG
Proteins encoded:
- a CDS encoding acyltransferase family protein, with amino-acid sequence MPETITPAPSLDQSLIKNSVVASKRLLSLDVMRGITIAGMIIVNTPGSWSHVYPPLQHAEWHGLTPTDLVFPFFLFMVGVSITLAFNKRLAKGVSKKPLATKTLKRTLIIFALAMFLALFPEFDFANLRVAGVLTRIALVYFICSLIFLQVRTWKGIAILSAVLLVAYWLMMVLIPVPGVGPANLEPGTNLAAWLDSVAMPGRLYRETWDPEGLLSTIPAVVTGLTGILAGYLIQSKNSGEHKIIWMMVVGTALCILAYFWNQVFPVNKNLWSSSYVLASSGMAALLLGCMYWLIDVQKYQRWTPFFVAFGMNAITAYVLHGVLISAFMDYDGDGKTLRAESYEALAGLGLGAELASFVWALLYLLLCFIPVWIMYKKKIIVKI